From the Halococcus saccharolyticus DSM 5350 genome, the window TGCCGCGACGGACGCCAACTCGGGTACGCCGACTGCGGCGATCCCGACGGCGACCCGCTGGTGGTCTTCCACGGGTTCCCGAATTCGCGGGTGTTCGGCGCGCTCTTTGACGCGCCGGCACGCGAGCGCGGTCTCCGAATCCTCGCGCCCGAACGCCCTGGCCTGGGCGTCTCGGACCCACTCCCGGATCGAACGGTTGCCGACTGGACCGAGGACGTGGCCGACCTCGCCGACGCGCTCGATCTCGGCTCGTTTCCAGTGCTCGGGGTCTCTGGCGGCGGTCCCTACGCGGCGGCCTGTGCCGCATGTCTCCCGCGGACCGAGCGTGCTGGCATCGTCTGTGGCCTCGCGCCGCTCGAATCGGTCGAGTTCGGCGACCGCCTCCCGTTTTTGATCGCCGAGCACGCCCGCCCGTTGGCGACGCTCTCGCTCTGGTCCGACGGCCTCTCTGTCCGGCGAAACCCCGAGGAGTACCTCGCATCGCGTGCGGAGACGGCCGCCGACGTCGACGAAGAGCACTGGAAGGGCGAGATCGGATGGACGCTGCTGGAGAGCGGCCGTGAGGCAACGGCCCATCACGGCTACGGCCCGCTCGCGAACGAACTCGCCGTGTTCGCTGACGACTGGGGATTCGATCTCGATGCGGTCGACGTGCCGACCTATCTCTGGTACGGCAAAGCCGACCGAATCGTTCCGGTCTCGATGGGGCTTCACTACGCCGATCGGATTCCCACTGCCGAGGCACACGTCTATCCTGACTACGGCCATCTCTCGACCGTCGAGGAGAACGAGGCGGCGATCCTCGACGCGCTCGCCGGAGTGTAGCCCACGTCCTGTCGCTTGATCGCGTCAGTGCTCGACGAACTCGATCAGGACGCCGCCCGTCGATCCCGGGTGGAGGAAGGCCACGCTATGCCCCCACGCGCCCGGCCGCGGTTCGTCGTCGATGAGTTCGACATCGTGTTCGCGCGCCCGATCGAGCGCGGCCACGACGTTGTCGGTTTCGAGCGCGAGATGGTGGATGCCTGGCCCGTTGCGATCGAGATACTTGGCGATCGCACTATCGTCGTCGAGCGGTTCGAGGAGTTCGAAGTAGCCGTTCCCGCAGTCGAGGAAGACGACGCTCATTCCGTCGAACGTCTCTCTGTGGACGATCGGTGCGTCAAGGAG encodes:
- the mce gene encoding methylmalonyl-CoA epimerase, which produces MEFDHAGLATDDADALAELYTDLLDAPIVHRETFDGMSVVFLDCGNGYFELLEPLDDDSAIAKYLDRNGPGIHHLALETDNVVAALDRAREHDVELIDDEPRPGAWGHSVAFLHPGSTGGVLIEFVEH
- a CDS encoding alpha/beta fold hydrolase, whose protein sequence is MVDVAGTIAGLFGTNGPESDGSAMLDVARDIRANPRTIDCRDGRQLGYADCGDPDGDPLVVFHGFPNSRVFGALFDAPARERGLRILAPERPGLGVSDPLPDRTVADWTEDVADLADALDLGSFPVLGVSGGGPYAAACAACLPRTERAGIVCGLAPLESVEFGDRLPFLIAEHARPLATLSLWSDGLSVRRNPEEYLASRAETAADVDEEHWKGEIGWTLLESGREATAHHGYGPLANELAVFADDWGFDLDAVDVPTYLWYGKADRIVPVSMGLHYADRIPTAEAHVYPDYGHLSTVEENEAAILDALAGV